The Molothrus aeneus isolate 106 chromosome 9, BPBGC_Maene_1.0, whole genome shotgun sequence region cagctgagctgctctgagtgGCCCCAGGCAGCTGCCACCACCTCCCTCTAATCCTGCTCTACTCTGGCTCAACCCAAGATCATCAGATTCAGATAATTTCAATCATTGCCTAGTAAAGGGTTTTTTACCATcctggatttgggggttctTTTAGGGtgaaggagggagcagggctgacCTGGGCTTTGCCAAGCAGGGGAGGGAGCACTGGAGATGTGATtctgtcaggctctgctccacgGAGTAGAGAAACTACAAAAACCAGGGAATTCCAACTGGAAATGATGGCCTAGAGCAGCTTTATCCACACTGACACATCTGACTGCAATTTCAGTTACAGCATTACTGTTTACAAACCCTCCTCTGTGGATTCCCTTCTAGTCACTCCCCACAATCCACATGAAaaagctcctgcaggcctgaaATGGGAATTCCCATCCAGCTGAGCAGGGTGAGTCTGGGTTTGTAAAGGATAATGCTCAATTCAGAATGTTTATTAGTAGTAGCTAATAGGATAAGAAACTGAAATATCAAAGCAAACTGTTGAGTAAAGGAAATTACTACTGCAGGATAACTGGGGGGACCTGGACTTAAACAACCATCTTCCCTAAACTctaatttacttttatttcttagaaTATTCTCTTTAAAATGAAGGGGGGAAAAGCAACATACCTTGGATTTTGCTTCTCAGGTATTTCAGCAGTTCCTGGGTGcccttctttaaaaaagaaacaaaccccaaGTCACTCAGCAGTATTTGTGCAGCTGGGGGGACAATGCAGAGGGACAATGCCAGCACACAGGTGGAGCCCACAGCACTCCTGACtaaaaatcccactgaaaatCCCACAGCAGCTTGGGAACTTGCttagttattattttatttattccagctGAAAATTTCTGATCCTGAATCACAGCCTCAGGCTGCACTTCTGTAGCTCCTCATGTGAAGATTTTTGCCACTTCCAAGAGCAAGTAAAAAAGTTCCAACAAGAttaattttccctttaaaaagcTCCAGCACAATTTGCTGTGGAGAGCACATTTACAGTGTCAGTGAAGCTGACTGCTCACTGTTCTGCTACCTTTTTATGGCCCAAATCATAAACTCTGGGAAAACCGTGGCAGTTTGCATCATTTGCTGTTAAAAATCAGCTCCAAAGATTTCCCTCAGCCCTCTCACAGCAACTCCCAGTGGTCAGACACAGTTGCCACCTGCACAAACCTGAGGGTAGTGAAGCCAAATCTCCTCTGCACTGTTTGTTTTAGGGGAAAGGCAGGCTTGGGGTGTGATTTTACAGGTTTCAGAACCAGGGACTGACCTAAAGTGCTGGATGTGAATGAACAATTCTCATTCCAGCTGACACAGCCTAGGAGACTGGATGAACAGAGAGAGATAAAGGGAATGTGGATGTTGGAAAGGAGGGAACTGTCACAAGGAGACAGGCAGGGAGAGTGGGGCTGTGCTAAGCATGGCAAGGGAAGCAAACAAGGAACAAGCTGGGAAGTTGTGAGGGAAAGGTGAAGGTCAAACTGAAATCTCAGTAACAGATGTgtgggaaggaaagcagagagcagggtAAAGCTCCAGAGCCAAGTAATGGCAGGGGAGTTAGCAAAAATAGACCAGGATTTACCAGAAATCAACTGGAAATTCATCAAGAACCAGGAATGGGGTTGGGACTGGAATGAGAGACCTGAGGAAGAGAAggtgagctgggcagggctggagaaggaaaaagaagattcTGCTGCTCCTCTACACTCACCCCAGTCCTTCATCTcagcatccacctgctccaagCAGTGCCTGGGGAGCCCTAGAGCTCCTGCACCAATTGCTCCTCTAAACCAAGTGGAAACAAATCCAGCCAGGCAGAGAAAACTGCAGCCACATGAATTGACAGGGTTGGTGACGGATCCAGGCAGCACAAACAGAGCAGGCCTGACGGGCTCCTCGTGCCTGGCCTTTGCCCCAGGTGGGAAACACAGCCCAGCAGTGACAATGGCAGCTGAAGCAGCAAACCCTCAGTAATCCAGGAACAGCAGAACCCCAGCATTCCTGACTCACACTCCTTTCCAGGAGCACTTTGGACAAGTGCTCATTAACTCAGGGCACACTCTGCTCCCTCAGCCAGGCACACCAGGGCTTCCCTCTCCTGACAGATGTTACAGATTTCATTGCAACACAGACTTGTCAGCTCTGCTTATTTTGGGAGCATCCCAGTGCTTCGGGAACATTGATTTTACAACCCTGGCAAAGACACAGAAGTAGGAATGTACAGCACCACTGAGGAGAGGGGCCTGCCAGGGAAAACATCACAGGGAATTGTGCAGCAGGAGTGGTGGCCAggctccagcctcctgctgccctaAGGACTCCTTTTCCTGGGAACAACTCACACCCTCCCCCTGCTGCCTCCCTACAAGAGAACAGAGCCCTGAATCCTAGAACTTCAGTCacgaccttaaagcccatcccactccagccctgccatggcaaggacacctcccactgtcccaggtgctccagccccactgtcccagcctggccttgggcactgccagggatgcaggggcagccacagctgctctgggcacctgtgccagggcctgcccaccctgccagggaacaattcctaattcccaatatcccatccatccctgccccttgtcctgtccctccacccctctccatctttcctgcagccccttcaggccctgcaaggccacactGAGCTCACCCCCAAGCCTCTCCTCTCCAggagaacattcccagctctctcagcctttcctcccagcagagctgctccatccctgggaccatcctggtgcctcctctggattccctcccacagctccaggtcTCTCCTGTGCAGATGCccacacacaaaaccaaaccccagtGCTCACTTGCAGCAGGTCTCTCCGAATGGTTCTCAAAGGATTTCCCTCCAGGGCCAGGAATTTCAGCTGAGGGAGGTTCCCCAGGGTGTAAGGCAACCTGCAGAGGGAAACAACTGATTGATTCCAAAGCAGCTCCAAAACCACTGCTAAAGAATGTGCAGTggctgctcagaggggatcctgAAGCCCAAGTTCAAAGGAAAAGATGCAGAATCCCAGATTAATTTAAGTTGGAAAAGTTCTCCCAGGCCATCAAGTCCAAGCTCTGcccaatccccaccttgtcaccgagtgccacctccaggaattccttgggcagctccagggatgggcactgcaaccctccctgggcagttccagtgcctgagccccctttccatggggaaattcctgctgtgcccaccctgagctgccctggcccagcctggggccgttccctctgctcctgtccctgtgccctggagcagagcccgacccccccggctgtgccctcctggcaggggctgtgcagagccacaagggccccctgagcctcctttgctccaggctgagcccctgcccagctccctcagggattctgcagcccctgcccagctcctcagggattctgcagcccctgcccagctccctcagggattctgcagcccctgcccagctccctcagcgattctgcagcccctgcccggctccctcagggattctgcagcccctgcccggctccctcagggattctgcagcccctgcccggctccctcagggattctgcagcccctgcccggctccctcagggactctgcagcccctgcccagctccctcagctgctcctcacagcactccCAAGTCACAGCTAAGTCACAGGCAGAACACAGAACATTTCAGAAGTCTCAATTTGACCTCAGCATATCCCACAACACCCAGAGGGCTCCTTCATTTCCTGAGTCATTCCTTAAGGCCCTTCCCACGGAAggaaggagctgccagcacccagcccaAGTGCCACTATTACCTACTGATGTCATTGTTGGCCAGGTCGAGCCTCTCCAGCTTCTGCAGCACCGTGATCTCCTCAGGCACTGCCTTGATCTTGTtgtccctgagctccagcacacacagggagcTCAGCTGCTTCAGATTCTCTGCATTCAGGATTTCAATCTGATTCTCCCCAGCGTGCAATTCCTACAGGAACAAAGAGCACCACAATTGTGGTAAAATTACCTCATAATTTATCTCCTAAATCATGACATCAGCAGTATGATGATGTGGAGAATACAGACATCTTAATTCCCTTTCATCTGCCTCCAAAATACCTGATTatgttaaaaggaaaaacagtgtATTTACTCCATAgttacaaagaaaaaatgatAATGAACAAAGTGAATTTATCCAGAAAAAGTTCCCAGAGATAAAAATAACTGTTGCAGGCAATGTTAGATCATCTTTCACTCATTCCTCTCCTgaacactttttattttccaaatctgGAAAGTCCTGCAAACTCAAAAGGTTGAACAATGAGGGCAGGAAGAGAAGTTGCACATTAAACAGAGCTCTAAACACAGAGCTGTCATCTGGTTTTGATCACAGCACCTCACAAAAGCTGGTGTTTAAAGTAACTGTCATTATTTCAAAGCTTACAGCACAGGcatttccagcagagcagccattCCAAGCTCACCTTCAGTAACTTGCAGGAGGGAAGCTCTGGCAAGGAACGcagtttgtttttcctcaggtaaagctgctccagggatgccATGGTTGCTAATTTAGGGGGTACCGTTTCCAGGTAATTTTTGGTACAATCCAGTTGCCTCAAGCCTGTGGAAGTCAATGTCCAGTGAGAAacagagaagataaaaataCCTTTCTAGAGCAGCATAATTGTCCTgggatttaatttaaaatatacacAACAACATTTTGCCAAACAGATTCTGGAAGTAGTAACTCTGATTTTCTTGAGGAAACAGTAACTATTTAAGGATCTATTTTAAAACCCTGCACTGTATTGCTGAACATAAGCATAGCACTGGCTGTTTGGCATTTAATAACCCGAGGAAAGTGATTTACTTTTCATGGCACTGAgatctgcaggcagctccttgAGCTGGTTACAGGCCAGGTTGAGCCGCACCAAGTTCACCAGCAGAGCAAAACTGGTGGGGATGGCTGTGAGCTGGTTGTTGGACACATCCTGCACATggaaacagagagaaagagagcgaTGAGAGGTGTCTGAAacatcccagcagtgctgctacTGCAAAGTTAATTAGTGGCAGAACAGTAAAATTAGATTGCTGACAACTGGCACGAGTGTGAGAGAAGGAACAACTCCCCCAGGACTGACAGATCGCTGGGGATTTCAGCTTTCCCAAAATATGTCAAACCAAGCACACActaaaaacaaaccccaccaTGCAGTAACTGACATTAGAACAGCCACTGGAATATTTGCCAAGGGTTGCTGCTGAATGCCAGGGACTTTAGCTATCAGATAAACCCTTCCCAAACACAGGAACAGGTCTGAAGCCGTGCTTTACCAGCTCCTCCaagctgaggagctgccccagcccctcggGCAGCTGGCTCAGCTCGTTGTGCTGCACCAGGAGGCTCCTCagatggggcagctgcagcagctcctcgggAAGGCTCCTCAGTTTGTTGTGGCTGGGGTGGAAACATGGAAcacaaagggaaaggaaaaacactcAGGAGATTTCAGGAATGTAACCGCACACAGAACATTTGCGTGCCACAGCCTGCTGGTCAGGACACTGCCACCCCTAAAGAACAACTGActatctttatttatttgttaaagAAGACTTTTAATCCTACTCTGAATTTACAACATTCcagtttttttgtttatgtaCTTCACACACACAGTGGTAGCATGACCTCTCCTTGTACACAAATTTACAAAATTACCCCAGTAAACAGAAGATTCGGAACCTTCCAGCACAAACAAGATCTACACAGTTATTTACAATGTGCATTATTCATGACTGGAAATGTTCTATCCTCAGAACTGCCAGACTGAagcaaataaatgcaaataaatatttcgTGTGTCATTATTCAGAATATCACTGTTTGCACCTTCCAAGCAATTGTGACTTTGAATATCAGTGAAAACAATTTCTAGAAACCCAAGGCCACCAGTTTTGATCCAAAATGGATAATATAacaaatataatatataataatactCTAGAGTGAATAatctggaattaattttttgaaGGAAAGGTTGCTATCCTGCAATCTCGCTCACACACGAGAGTTATCGCAGCATTTTTCGTGTTTGATCTGTAACATGGCCTTACCTGACATCGAGTTTCTGGAGATTTTCAAGTTGCCCTAAAGCAGAAGGAAGTGATGTCAGTTGATTGTCATGCACCTGGAAACAGAGGTTTTAGGACACAGTTACTAATTTGTAcctcagaggggtttttttttccggGAAGAATTTCTCCCCAGTATCCCATCAGTCCCAGCCCTCTGGCAGTTGGAAGCcgttcccccttgtcctgccactccAGGCCCCTGTGAAATGGATACAGcagggaaatggaaaacaaagatCCAGGACAACGTTTCCCCGTGTCCTGCAGGGAAGCACCGTCAGAGCGCCAAGGGATCCCTGTACTCACGTCCAGCATGgtgagggcaggcagcagctgcacatccTCCGAGAGGCTCTGCAGCTTGTTGGAGGCCAGGATCAGCTTGGTCAGGTCTGTCTGCTCCCACCAGCGATCCGCAGCTCCGAAGGACAGGTTCTGCTGGGCTTCCTCCGGCGTGTCCAGGTTGATCCTCCACACGTGCTCGGGCactgcagcacaaacacagccGTCAGCTGAAGCCCGCAGGTGTCTGCTCCAAGATTTCACAGCCAGAGTGCTTTTTGGGTGTAAAATTATTGGGTAggttgggctggaagggaccctaatGATCCAACCCTTCTGCCTTGGGGGATGACATATATAGAgatagataaatatatatatgggCGCATATGGGCATATACATATGTAAGtacatatataaaaacataCATCTATCCACagctacatatatatatatatatacgtgTACACG contains the following coding sequences:
- the LRRC40 gene encoding leucine-rich repeat-containing protein 40, yielding MAAARRARAGGGSGGGGAGPGFGRAAEPPAVPQGLLRLARRSGQLNLAGRGLTHVPEHVWRINLDTPEEAQQNLSFGAADRWWEQTDLTKLILASNKLQSLSEDVQLLPALTMLDVHDNQLTSLPSALGQLENLQKLDVSHNKLRSLPEELLQLPHLRSLLVQHNELSQLPEGLGQLLSLEELDVSNNQLTAIPTSFALLVNLVRLNLACNQLKELPADLSAMKSLRQLDCTKNYLETVPPKLATMASLEQLYLRKNKLRSLPELPSCKLLKELHAGENQIEILNAENLKQLSSLCVLELRDNKIKAVPEEITVLQKLERLDLANNDISRLPYTLGNLPQLKFLALEGNPLRTIRRDLLQKGTQELLKYLRSKIQDDGPGPGEEPPVTAMTLPSQSKVNIHAITTLKLLEYSDKQAAAIPEAVFDAVGANPVTAVNFSKNQLREIPPRLVELKDSVCDVSLGFNKISSISSELCLLQKLTHLDLRNNFLTALPEEMEALKRLHTINLAFNRFKVFPSVLYHLPALENILLSNNQVGSIDPVQLKGLDKLGTLDLQNNDLLQVPPELGNCENLRSLLLEGNPFRTPRAAVLAKGTAAVLEYLRSRIPS